The proteins below are encoded in one region of Fervidicoccaceae archaeon:
- a CDS encoding archaellin/type IV pilin N-terminal domain-containing protein, which yields MTKTRGIVGIEAAIVLIAFVIVASALAFVALNMGMFTAQRSKEVMGQALSEASSALEVDGSVFAYVNETGKVSAIYVPLKISPGQQAVDLSKDKVDVVVRLPSGTFGKVNGENPKIVSGPVNYTYLHVLVSEGLSDQKKINATFFFVQSLQNNEETPASRVLELGEKAVLVISLYTDLELSPYERFVIEIRPLAGAPLTIERVIPPTLPLGETVNLI from the coding sequence TTGACCAAGACGAGGGGTATAGTCGGCATCGAGGCTGCCATAGTGCTGATAGCTTTCGTGATCGTGGCCTCTGCGCTAGCATTCGTTGCGCTCAACATGGGCATGTTCACGGCTCAGAGGAGCAAAGAAGTGATGGGGCAGGCGTTAAGCGAAGCCAGCAGTGCGCTGGAAGTGGACGGCTCAGTCTTCGCTTACGTTAACGAAACTGGAAAAGTCTCGGCAATATACGTCCCGCTAAAGATATCGCCGGGTCAACAAGCGGTCGACCTCTCGAAAGACAAGGTCGATGTTGTGGTCAGGCTTCCTAGCGGAACATTCGGGAAAGTAAACGGAGAAAATCCGAAAATTGTTAGTGGACCAGTTAATTACACCTACTTACATGTGCTTGTGAGTGAAGGCTTAAGCGATCAGAAAAAGATCAATGCAACATTCTTCTTCGTGCAGTCGTTACAGAACAACGAAGAAACGCCAGCGTCTAGGGTGCTGGAGCTCGGGGAGAAAGCTGTGCTGGTGATATCGCTTTACACCGATCTGGAGCTATCTCCCTACGAGAGATTCGTGATCGAGATAAGGCCTCTCGCCGGCGCTCCGCTGACCATCGAAAGGGTTATTCCGCCTACGCTGCCCCTCGGCGAAACCGTCAATCTAATTTAG
- a CDS encoding ATPase domain-containing protein, with protein sequence MVLETRVITTGNSELDSKLGGGLPVPSLLVVEGGHGSGKTVLIQQFIYGALLSGLRTIVITTEASTIGYIRQMIGVGFNILEKYLNGSLIVYSSRIPRVRWVESTGRTLLELVQSHAVRSIDKYDIYVVDSFTTLIKGASTDNVSNFLTIIKKLVDKGKTFMLSIHPDGLDREIYLFLRAIADGYMELKNVEMGGKLMKALSIIKLKGAPTSYNSMVTFEVDPAFGIKLVPMALAKV encoded by the coding sequence TTGGTCCTTGAGACAAGGGTGATAACCACAGGCAACAGCGAGCTCGACTCTAAGCTAGGTGGCGGTTTACCCGTCCCCTCCCTTCTGGTAGTAGAGGGAGGACACGGCTCTGGCAAGACCGTTTTGATCCAGCAGTTCATATATGGGGCTCTTCTCTCGGGGCTAAGGACCATAGTTATAACGACGGAGGCTTCCACGATAGGCTATATCAGACAAATGATCGGCGTGGGCTTCAACATTCTCGAAAAATACTTGAACGGCTCGCTGATCGTATACTCGTCCAGAATACCTCGCGTGAGATGGGTCGAATCTACTGGGAGAACTCTGCTCGAGCTAGTCCAAAGCCACGCGGTTAGAAGCATTGATAAATACGACATATACGTAGTTGACTCTTTCACGACACTTATTAAGGGGGCTAGCACGGACAACGTATCTAATTTCCTAACTATAATTAAGAAACTCGTTGACAAAGGTAAAACGTTCATGTTGAGTATTCACCCGGATGGCCTAGATAGGGAGATTTACCTGTTCCTAAGGGCAATAGCGGACGGTTACATGGAGCTCAAGAACGTTGAGATGGGTGGCAAATTGATGAAAGCTTTGAGCATCATAAAACTAAAGGGAGCCCCTACCTCCTACAATTCCATGGTAACTTTCGAAGTGGACCCGGCCTTTGGTATAAAACTCGTCCCGATGGCTCTGGCAAAAGTATAA
- a CDS encoding type II/IV secretion system ATPase subunit yields MPGLPGVKIRSVRRREAKEIEIREPDFGERPEYLVRYIEEFKSKYDEEPVLVDRLTGEMKTWKRYNIVYPIGGGVFVHVTNIERGAQGYAKYNVVEPPRPPPRLLSLIEEALAYKIRPEHAVESAEGQKRILLELLDQILDLSDKPVNYNEIRSYNYKIKIYIGDADYIKYHMIRDKIGLGILEPFIRDPYLEDISSKGVGNIYVVHKIFGSLVSNVGFSSEDELDLFIIKLSEKIGKPISRARPIVDATLPDGSRINIVYGRDVSLHGSNFTIRRVAKVPISVTQLIKWGTFNEYAAAYMWIMLSEGMSAFICGETASGKTTTLNALAAFIRPNYKIVSIEDTAEVTLPHPNWVRELTRDTGKAESSITMFDLLKAALRQRPNYIIVGEIRGAEGNIAFQAMQTGHPVLSTFHAANLERLLQRLTNAPIGVPKTNLDNLNIAWFQSSVYDKSGLLTRRMISVYEIIGYDPKADSVAAMPVFIWDPVSDVHRFSGRGASYLLEEKVAVMRGISRKDINAIYEELDLRAKYIRLLIDKNILDYFDVYRAIIKTYDLGLEEAFRRLSKGELL; encoded by the coding sequence GTGCCCGGCCTGCCAGGGGTAAAGATACGGTCGGTCAGGCGGCGCGAAGCGAAAGAGATCGAGATTAGAGAGCCGGATTTCGGCGAAAGGCCCGAATACCTAGTTAGATACATCGAGGAGTTCAAGAGCAAATACGACGAAGAGCCTGTCCTCGTAGATAGACTCACTGGCGAAATGAAAACGTGGAAGAGATACAACATAGTGTATCCCATCGGCGGTGGCGTGTTCGTACACGTGACAAATATAGAGCGCGGAGCTCAGGGCTACGCGAAATACAATGTAGTCGAACCGCCGAGACCCCCCCCGCGCCTATTGAGCCTCATCGAGGAAGCGTTAGCGTACAAGATAAGACCGGAGCACGCCGTGGAATCGGCGGAGGGGCAGAAGAGAATACTCCTCGAGCTCCTCGATCAGATATTGGATCTGAGTGATAAGCCCGTGAATTATAACGAGATAAGATCTTATAATTACAAGATAAAGATTTACATTGGGGATGCAGATTATATCAAATATCACATGATAAGAGATAAAATAGGACTAGGTATATTAGAACCATTCATAAGGGATCCATATCTAGAGGATATATCTAGTAAAGGAGTTGGAAATATATATGTAGTTCATAAAATCTTCGGTTCTCTCGTGAGTAATGTTGGTTTTTCAAGTGAAGATGAATTAGATCTCTTTATTATCAAACTAAGTGAAAAAATAGGTAAACCCATATCGAGGGCCAGACCGATAGTCGACGCCACGCTGCCCGACGGAAGCAGAATAAACATCGTATATGGGAGAGACGTGAGCCTCCACGGGAGCAACTTCACCATAAGGAGAGTGGCCAAAGTCCCGATCAGCGTAACGCAGCTAATTAAATGGGGCACTTTCAACGAATACGCTGCCGCATACATGTGGATCATGTTGAGCGAGGGCATGAGCGCCTTCATATGCGGGGAGACGGCTAGCGGTAAGACTACCACCCTAAACGCGCTCGCAGCGTTCATCAGACCTAACTACAAGATAGTCTCCATAGAAGACACGGCGGAAGTCACGCTACCACACCCGAACTGGGTCAGGGAATTAACTAGAGATACAGGCAAAGCCGAGAGCAGCATCACAATGTTTGACTTGCTCAAAGCAGCATTGAGGCAGAGGCCTAATTACATTATAGTTGGCGAGATCAGAGGCGCGGAGGGCAATATAGCATTTCAAGCCATGCAGACCGGTCACCCTGTTTTATCTACATTTCACGCAGCCAACCTCGAGAGGCTCCTACAAAGGCTAACGAATGCTCCTATCGGAGTGCCAAAGACCAACCTAGATAATCTCAACATAGCGTGGTTCCAGTCCTCCGTATACGACAAGAGTGGGTTGCTGACACGTAGGATGATCTCGGTTTACGAGATAATAGGATACGACCCAAAGGCCGATTCGGTAGCCGCGATGCCGGTTTTCATATGGGACCCCGTATCGGATGTCCACAGGTTTTCGGGTCGAGGAGCCAGCTACTTGCTCGAGGAGAAGGTAGCAGTCATGCGCGGAATCTCACGTAAAGACATCAACGCGATCTACGAGGAATTGGACTTAAGAGCAAAATATATAAGGTTACTCATTGATAAAAACATTTTAGATTATTTTGATGTTTACAGGGCTATCATTAAAACATACGACCTAGGCCTCGAGGAGGCATTCAGAAGGCTCTCGAAAGGTGAATTACTATAG
- a CDS encoding YfcE family phosphodiesterase, with protein sequence MLLGVVSDSHDNLESVRAARRELERRGVGALIHLGDFTSPFTFRELFRGWSGKAFAVAGNNDGDQLLLSKQADALGVVFTNHPQVLELEGRRLLLLHGMGRPELTLEVVRAIASGGTFDGVLFGHTHSPLVEKSSRSLLLNPGELAGCLTGKKTVALLDLESMTAEIIEV encoded by the coding sequence ATGCTGCTTGGCGTAGTGAGCGATTCTCACGATAACTTAGAGTCCGTGAGAGCGGCGAGGCGCGAGCTCGAGCGACGAGGGGTCGGCGCCTTGATCCATTTAGGCGACTTCACCTCGCCTTTCACCTTCCGAGAGCTCTTCCGGGGGTGGAGCGGAAAGGCCTTCGCGGTGGCCGGCAACAATGATGGCGATCAGCTTCTCCTCTCCAAGCAAGCCGACGCGCTCGGCGTGGTCTTTACGAATCACCCACAGGTCTTGGAGCTCGAGGGCAGGAGGCTCCTGCTGTTGCATGGGATGGGGCGCCCCGAGCTCACGCTCGAAGTGGTTCGAGCCATAGCGAGTGGGGGGACGTTCGATGGCGTCCTCTTTGGCCACACCCACTCCCCGCTCGTTGAGAAGAGCTCGAGGTCGCTCCTCTTGAATCCGGGAGAGCTCGCCGGCTGCCTAACCGGTAAGAAGACGGTTGCTCTCCTGGACCTCGAGAGCATGACGGCTGAAATAATCGAGGTCTGA
- a CDS encoding nitroreductase family protein, translated as MSSERDVERLVEFLVTRRSIRRFRPDPVSLELVARLISVARYAPSARNRQPWAFIVVTDREVIDRFSKLHRWAAPLRGAPLCVVVASDASAAPVSFQVDGANAAVYLMLAAHAHGLGSLWIQTLRNVGEIQQVLGLPEHLVPVAIIALGWPDDVPPPPPRKSLEELAFLNKYGEPLTTGR; from the coding sequence TTGAGCTCAGAGCGCGACGTCGAGCGGCTCGTGGAGTTCCTGGTAACAAGGAGGAGCATTCGGAGATTCAGACCGGACCCTGTATCTCTCGAGTTAGTCGCGAGGCTTATCTCGGTGGCGCGCTACGCTCCGAGCGCCAGGAACAGGCAGCCGTGGGCGTTCATTGTGGTTACCGACAGAGAGGTCATCGACAGATTTTCGAAGCTTCACAGATGGGCGGCCCCTCTGCGGGGGGCCCCCCTCTGCGTCGTGGTGGCTAGCGACGCCAGCGCCGCCCCAGTCTCGTTTCAGGTGGACGGCGCCAACGCCGCGGTCTACCTCATGCTCGCGGCGCACGCTCACGGCCTCGGAAGCCTCTGGATCCAGACGCTCAGAAACGTCGGCGAAATACAACAGGTCCTCGGCCTCCCGGAGCATCTCGTGCCCGTGGCGATAATAGCGCTGGGCTGGCCCGACGATGTGCCCCCGCCTCCGCCTAGGAAGAGTCTCGAGGAGCTCGCCTTCCTCAACAAGTACGGCGAGCCCCTGACGACTGGTCGATGA
- a CDS encoding iron-containing alcohol dehydrogenase, producing MTWDVRRSFAVRAGPTRLMFGVDVVGCLEPWLERFEKILLVTGRRSARESGALADVERLLRRCGVSYEHFDRVTPNPSEALVEEVAEAARGVEAIVAIGGGSVIDAAKLASVVAKCGGRVRDYALGDAQIRGALPLAAVNLTHGTGSEVDRYAVVTIDDLRAKIGVASDHMYPEISIDDPRYLLTLPRDQTTYTTLDAFYHAIESATSFWASPYTKLLAEEAVRLAASWLPSALENPRDLSARFWLLYASMIAGICIDNSRTHLIHAMEHALSGLRPELAHGAGLAMLGPPIVELIYKADPSTCCSLLRHVDPGLRPTADDSQRARRALEEFQKSVGFAETPERYGLGLGDVEHVKKVALEILGAQSKLAPFEVTPRLVEEIYREMLRSSSR from the coding sequence GTGACGTGGGACGTGCGCAGAAGCTTCGCCGTGAGAGCTGGACCTACGAGGCTCATGTTCGGGGTCGACGTCGTCGGCTGCCTGGAGCCCTGGCTGGAGCGCTTCGAGAAAATTCTACTGGTGACCGGTAGGAGATCTGCGCGAGAGTCGGGCGCTCTAGCGGACGTCGAGAGGCTCTTGAGGAGATGCGGCGTCTCCTACGAACACTTTGATAGAGTCACGCCGAATCCGAGTGAGGCCCTCGTGGAGGAGGTCGCCGAGGCCGCGCGCGGGGTCGAGGCGATCGTGGCGATTGGGGGAGGGAGCGTGATCGACGCGGCCAAGCTGGCCTCGGTCGTGGCTAAGTGCGGTGGAAGAGTCAGAGACTACGCCTTGGGCGATGCTCAGATTCGCGGAGCGCTCCCTCTGGCGGCGGTGAACCTCACGCACGGGACGGGGAGCGAAGTCGACAGATACGCCGTCGTGACGATCGACGATCTTCGGGCTAAGATAGGAGTCGCGAGCGACCACATGTACCCCGAAATCAGCATAGATGACCCCAGGTATCTGCTCACGCTGCCGAGAGATCAGACGACCTACACGACTCTCGACGCGTTTTACCACGCCATAGAGTCCGCGACGAGTTTCTGGGCCTCGCCCTACACAAAGCTCCTGGCGGAGGAGGCAGTGCGCCTCGCGGCCTCGTGGCTGCCCTCGGCCCTCGAGAATCCGCGCGACTTGAGCGCAAGGTTCTGGCTGCTCTATGCATCAATGATAGCCGGGATCTGCATTGATAACAGTAGGACCCACCTGATCCATGCGATGGAACACGCCCTCAGCGGCCTCAGGCCCGAGCTCGCCCACGGAGCTGGCCTGGCGATGCTCGGTCCCCCCATCGTCGAGCTCATCTATAAAGCGGACCCGAGCACATGCTGCTCCCTCCTCAGACACGTAGACCCCGGCCTGAGGCCCACGGCGGACGACTCCCAGCGCGCTAGGAGGGCTCTCGAGGAGTTCCAGAAATCCGTCGGCTTCGCGGAGACGCCGGAGCGCTATGGCCTCGGCCTCGGTGACGTCGAGCATGTCAAAAAGGTGGCACTAGAGATCTTGGGGGCCCAGTCTAAGCTCGCTCCCTTCGAGGTCACTCCGAGGCTAGTCGAGGAGATATATCGAGAGATGTTGCGGTCGAGCTCGAGATAG
- a CDS encoding gamma-glutamyltransferase: MRLVFIEGDSSVSTAERMITARGRGGVASTIHLASLAGLEVLREGGNAFDAALATSAVLTALVPHLGDLGGDAFLLAKLESGELVAYNGSGRSPKEFDAEAYMREKPAHGPLTVTVPGIVDLWEWMHENFCSLDLARLLKPAQSLLENGFYPQEPLLRAIEKRRGELSRYESWRRTFGSIAPGSLVKFRSKAEIVSLLAKKGLREFYEGSIAERLVDELRAQGVPIGFEDFASHSGERFPRLLRAQIDDVELYELPPNTQGHTALQMLKTYEADPDVRGRERADALRVEKFFEIAMESYKYRDENLGDPLSMTKPFDALERELIIERKKQASRGSEGVGDADTTFFVTADGRGNLVGFIQSTFYHFGSGLVASEISFQARGACFAHAPGLPNSPAPRKRPLHTLSILAAERGDELYIIGCQGGHLRPQIHASLLIDIIYYGMDLQRSVFAPRYVIREWRNYEPTVIVLERGIDVEVRTNARVDRPLMSEETGVVHALHAKPNEVILVADPRASGVALPLW, translated from the coding sequence ATGCGTCTAGTTTTTATAGAAGGAGATAGCTCGGTCTCGACGGCTGAGAGAATGATAACCGCGAGAGGGAGAGGGGGGGTAGCCTCCACTATTCACCTAGCCTCGCTTGCCGGCCTTGAGGTTCTCAGAGAAGGTGGCAACGCGTTCGACGCCGCTCTCGCGACGAGCGCGGTGCTAACTGCTCTAGTTCCCCACCTAGGGGACTTAGGCGGCGACGCCTTCCTCCTGGCTAAGCTAGAGAGCGGAGAGCTCGTAGCCTACAACGGATCCGGGAGAAGCCCCAAGGAATTTGACGCGGAGGCCTACATGAGGGAGAAGCCGGCGCACGGTCCTCTGACCGTGACCGTGCCGGGCATAGTGGACTTGTGGGAGTGGATGCACGAGAATTTCTGCAGCCTGGACCTGGCGAGGCTGCTGAAACCCGCGCAGAGTCTGCTCGAGAACGGCTTTTATCCTCAGGAGCCCTTGCTGCGGGCTATCGAGAAACGCCGAGGAGAGCTCTCTCGCTATGAGTCGTGGAGGAGGACCTTCGGATCAATCGCCCCGGGTTCTCTCGTGAAGTTCCGTAGCAAGGCCGAGATCGTGAGTCTCTTGGCTAAGAAAGGGCTCAGAGAATTTTACGAGGGCTCCATCGCGGAGAGGCTGGTAGACGAGCTGAGGGCTCAGGGAGTCCCGATAGGGTTCGAAGACTTCGCTTCGCATAGCGGCGAGAGATTCCCGAGACTTCTCAGAGCTCAGATCGACGACGTAGAGCTCTACGAGCTACCACCAAATACTCAAGGGCACACGGCGCTGCAGATGTTAAAGACTTACGAGGCCGACCCCGATGTGAGAGGGCGGGAGAGAGCCGACGCGCTCCGCGTGGAGAAGTTCTTCGAGATAGCCATGGAGTCTTATAAATATAGAGACGAGAACCTCGGCGATCCGCTTAGCATGACCAAGCCGTTCGACGCGTTAGAGCGCGAGCTAATCATCGAGAGGAAGAAGCAGGCCTCAAGGGGCTCAGAGGGGGTAGGAGACGCCGATACGACGTTCTTCGTGACAGCCGACGGGCGCGGCAACCTCGTGGGGTTCATTCAGAGCACGTTCTACCACTTTGGTTCTGGGCTAGTCGCGAGCGAGATAAGCTTCCAAGCCAGAGGAGCGTGCTTTGCCCACGCGCCTGGCCTGCCAAACTCGCCAGCTCCACGGAAGAGGCCCCTCCACACGCTCTCGATCTTGGCGGCTGAGCGCGGAGACGAACTTTACATAATTGGGTGCCAAGGCGGTCATCTCAGGCCCCAAATACACGCTAGCCTGCTCATAGACATCATCTACTACGGCATGGACTTGCAGAGGTCGGTATTCGCGCCTAGATACGTGATCAGAGAATGGCGCAATTACGAGCCCACGGTCATAGTGCTCGAGCGGGGCATCGACGTCGAGGTGAGGACAAATGCTCGCGTGGATAGACCTCTAATGTCCGAGGAAACCGGGGTAGTTCACGCTCTTCACGCGAAGCCGAACGAAGTGATCCTCGTGGCTGACCCGCGCGCTAGCGGGGTGGCTCTCCCTCTGTGGTGA
- a CDS encoding 30S ribosomal protein S19e: protein MTTAMEVPADLLIARLAEYLKRNFEEIRPPHWASYVKTGTNRERPPLQEDWWYIRAASILRKLYKSREPVGLETFRVVYGGAKRYGSSPRHFAKASGSVLRKVLQQLEKAGLVARVPGKGRTLTPKAQSLLDGLAHEILRELAESRPELRKYLE from the coding sequence ATGACGACGGCAATGGAGGTCCCCGCCGACCTCCTCATAGCTAGGCTAGCCGAGTACCTCAAGAGGAACTTCGAGGAGATCAGGCCGCCTCATTGGGCCTCCTACGTGAAGACGGGCACTAACAGAGAGCGCCCGCCACTGCAGGAGGACTGGTGGTACATCAGAGCGGCCTCGATCCTGAGAAAGCTCTATAAGTCGCGCGAGCCCGTGGGGCTTGAGACGTTCCGGGTCGTTTACGGAGGAGCTAAGCGATACGGGTCTTCCCCGAGACACTTCGCGAAGGCCTCGGGGAGTGTGCTGAGGAAGGTGCTGCAGCAGCTCGAGAAAGCGGGCTTAGTTGCGCGCGTTCCCGGTAAAGGCAGGACCCTCACGCCCAAGGCGCAGTCGCTGTTAGACGGGCTGGCTCACGAAATACTGCGAGAGCTCGCTGAGAGCAGACCGGAGCTTCGCAAATACCTCGAGTGA
- a CDS encoding DNA-binding protein — protein MQSSFEETDLELEEVKRRKLAELQQRMIAEEERRKREAELEARRQAILRAALTPEARERLNNVKLVRPEIARLIEDQIIAMAQMGRLRAPVTDEELKRILMEVSSRSSRDIKITFKEK, from the coding sequence ATGCAGAGCTCGTTCGAGGAGACAGACCTAGAGCTGGAGGAGGTAAAGCGCAGAAAGCTCGCCGAACTTCAACAGCGCATGATCGCCGAGGAGGAGCGCAGGAAGAGGGAGGCCGAGCTGGAGGCGCGCAGGCAGGCGATACTGCGCGCTGCTCTGACTCCCGAGGCCAGAGAGAGGCTAAACAACGTGAAGCTCGTGAGGCCTGAGATCGCGCGACTCATAGAGGACCAGATAATAGCCATGGCTCAGATGGGGAGGCTCAGAGCCCCCGTGACGGACGAAGAGCTGAAGAGGATTTTGATGGAGGTCTCCTCGAGATCCTCGCGCGACATCAAGATAACTTTCAAAGAAAAATAA
- a CDS encoding 50S ribosomal protein L39e: MRPVARFKPLARKLRLASAHKANSPVPLWVVVKTLRKVRTNYKRRHWRRQKLKA; the protein is encoded by the coding sequence GTGCGGCCCGTGGCGCGCTTCAAGCCGCTCGCGCGGAAGCTAAGACTAGCCAGCGCTCACAAAGCGAACTCGCCCGTCCCTCTCTGGGTAGTCGTTAAGACGCTGAGGAAGGTCAGGACCAATTACAAGAGGAGGCACTGGAGAAGACAGAAGCTAAAGGCGTGA
- a CDS encoding 50S ribosomal protein L31e produces MSEKKTLTVRLSRVYWGRRARRAARAVKYLETLLKRRLRAEEVKIDPILNAYIWSRGSEKPPRKVKLLVEIEEKREITTKSGEKLTVPLRVRAKLAER; encoded by the coding sequence GTGAGCGAAAAGAAGACGCTCACGGTCAGGCTCTCTCGTGTGTATTGGGGTAGAAGGGCTCGGAGAGCCGCGAGAGCCGTCAAATACTTGGAGACGCTGTTGAAGCGGCGCCTCCGGGCTGAGGAGGTGAAGATAGACCCTATCCTCAACGCCTACATATGGAGCCGAGGCTCCGAGAAGCCTCCTAGGAAGGTCAAGTTACTCGTCGAGATCGAGGAGAAGCGCGAAATCACGACGAAGAGCGGAGAGAAGCTCACAGTGCCGCTGCGAGTGAGAGCGAAGCTCGCTGAGAGATGA
- a CDS encoding translation initiation factor IF-6, producing the protein MLLERLSINGNPNIGVLAFVNNKLALVPPGITRSVRRALEEVLGVDVIETTIADTRIVGVFVSGNDRAVLLPHIVSPEELDALESAVGRSLRIAVIPSRKTALGNLIVANNKAAVVSSELEPGAVKSIEEALGVKVCVRRYSITPAIGSLTVANDSASLVHPGLSDEEIADIERCLGVRAGPATVNEGVAFVKSGVLLNNRGVLVGELTTGPEIMNIQSLLAD; encoded by the coding sequence GTGCTTCTCGAGCGCTTGTCGATCAACGGCAACCCAAACATTGGGGTTCTGGCTTTCGTCAACAACAAGCTGGCCCTGGTCCCTCCCGGGATCACTCGGAGCGTGAGGAGAGCCCTGGAGGAGGTGCTCGGAGTCGACGTGATCGAGACCACGATAGCCGATACCAGAATAGTCGGCGTCTTCGTGTCGGGCAATGATCGAGCCGTCCTGCTCCCCCACATAGTCTCTCCCGAGGAACTCGACGCTCTCGAGAGCGCTGTGGGTCGGAGCTTGAGGATCGCGGTGATTCCTAGTAGGAAGACCGCGCTGGGGAATCTCATAGTGGCTAACAACAAAGCCGCTGTCGTGTCGAGCGAGCTGGAGCCGGGGGCCGTGAAGAGTATCGAGGAGGCGCTCGGAGTCAAAGTTTGCGTTAGGAGGTACAGCATCACGCCGGCAATAGGCTCTCTGACCGTAGCCAACGACAGCGCGTCTCTGGTGCACCCCGGTTTGAGCGACGAGGAGATAGCGGACATAGAGAGATGCCTGGGTGTGAGAGCGGGTCCCGCGACCGTCAACGAGGGCGTGGCGTTTGTCAAGAGCGGGGTGCTCCTGAACAATCGAGGCGTCCTCGTAGGAGAGCTCACGACAGGCCCCGAGATCATGAACATACAGTCGCTACTCGCCGACTGA
- the rpl18a gene encoding 50S ribosomal protein L18Ae, giving the protein MKRDVKVYKIVGKMLLSHDRNPEWRNFTIEIRAIDAKHALEKVYSELGSRHKLKRYHVRIENVEELPPEAASSRLVREFEKLTALPLKRA; this is encoded by the coding sequence ATGAAGCGAGACGTCAAAGTGTACAAGATTGTCGGCAAGATGCTGCTCTCTCACGATCGCAACCCCGAGTGGAGGAATTTCACGATAGAGATCAGAGCGATCGACGCGAAGCACGCACTCGAGAAAGTCTACTCGGAGCTCGGGAGTAGGCACAAGCTGAAGAGGTATCACGTGAGGATTGAGAACGTAGAGGAGCTGCCTCCCGAGGCCGCTAGCTCGAGGCTCGTCAGGGAGTTTGAGAAGCTGACTGCGTTGCCTCTGAAGAGAGCGTGA
- the pfdA gene encoding prefoldin subunit alpha — protein MADLSELNADATVAVISQHLEALEQQIARLKQTLDIVTNTALNARKARAVLEELESQSEANELLLLADPSAHAVLRVKPLGAKPLVYIGLNIYAECTLEFAKKQLERREKLLEEQAKTLRARLEELAREYERLQGLAQAAIERSVARTEAGPLVREQRA, from the coding sequence TTGGCCGATTTGAGCGAGTTGAATGCCGACGCGACGGTGGCGGTGATATCGCAACATCTCGAGGCTCTCGAGCAACAGATAGCTAGGCTAAAGCAAACGCTGGACATAGTGACGAACACCGCGCTGAACGCGAGGAAGGCTCGAGCCGTGCTGGAGGAGCTCGAGTCTCAGAGCGAGGCGAACGAGCTGCTGCTTCTCGCGGACCCGTCGGCACACGCCGTATTGAGGGTCAAGCCTCTCGGGGCAAAACCCTTGGTTTATATAGGCTTGAACATATACGCCGAGTGCACGTTGGAATTCGCCAAGAAGCAGTTGGAGCGAAGAGAAAAGCTCCTCGAAGAGCAAGCGAAAACGTTGCGAGCTCGCTTAGAGGAGCTCGCGCGCGAGTACGAAAGGTTACAGGGCCTCGCTCAGGCGGCTATAGAGCGCAGCGTAGCGCGGACGGAGGCCGGGCCGCTCGTTCGAGAGCAGCGCGCTTAG